DNA from Maniola hyperantus chromosome 28, iAphHyp1.2, whole genome shotgun sequence:
AGTTTTTCGCTCTCCTGTAAAGTTGCTAATTTTAACTTACGTGGTCTTACAACTTCAACGACAATTTGTAGCTTTGATaaagcttcttcttcttcttcttatcaCAAGAATTTGCTTTCTAACGGTAGCAGTTTTGacctttattaaattatttcttaaaatgGCCGTTTTCTTACCTGCTGGTATATCCAATGGTAAATCCACCGCCGTGGATCCAGACGAGCACGGGAAGTTTATTTCTAGAGCTCGCTTTGTTGGGGACGTAGATGTTCAGTTGCAGACAGTCCAGCGAGCCCACTATGGTGTTGCCGTACTCCTCCACTTGAGGGCAGACTGTAGAGTCGTTGAAGGCGTCGAAAATTGTGTCGAATTTCGGCTGAGGGATGGAGGCCTGCAATCCGAAATTAATATAATTCGGTCAGGGAAAAAGAATGGGTATTTGAACtacatcaaaataaattatttctcagtgattattaaattatagagggtcttccaaaatacgtaaaatccacgtcttttgttagttttaagtgtaataaccattttaaattatcgatttaactgaAAAAACTACTAATCGATAGATACTAATCGACAACTTTCTCCctaataaaaatgtaagtacATGAAATCTCTTACCCCAAAAGGATTGTTCTTTTCAACTTTCGCGTAAGGTATCCCCAAGAACATGGCATACTCTCCATCATCAGCTCTCAACCCTCGAATAAGTCCCGCTGGCGAATCCACCAAGGGATCCAACCTGACCAAGCCCTGAGCTGACCCAAAAGCCAATATAGCCAACCCTATAGCCCACATGTTACTACCAACACGTCTTAGATCACTCTGATCCCCAATGTCAGGAGATGAACGGCTATCTTCAGATAAATCTTATCAGCTATCTTGAAGATTCGATATCTTGAAAAGTGCATGTATGACAAATTGTTTCAATTGACAGAcaatgttttagggttccgtacctcaaaaggaaaaacggaacctttataggttAACctatcatgtctgtctgtcgtgtctgtcaagaaacctacagggtacttcccgttgtcctaatcatgaaatttggcaggtaggtagatctgctaaaaatccgactcgcacttggccggatatTTTTGCacgctatcatcatcataaacatgattaactcatcgccggctcactactgagcacgggtctcctctcagcgtgagaagggcttggccatagtctaccacgcttgctaggtgcgaattggcagacttctcacacctttgagaacattgtggagaactctcaggcatgcaggattccttaCGATGTTTGCGATATTGCATCATGTTGCGACAATCACAATGATTCCTCTTGCCACTGTGCATCTTAGCCAATAGCGAGAGACTGATAACCAATCACCAGGTTTATTGGCTAAACGTACCAGTGCAGCAGTAACTTAGTGGTTTAGATGGCAGTCTCCTAATCCGAggaaggggggagggggggtcCGGTCCGGGGTACGATACCGGGCACACACTTTTCTTCTTGAACCTTTTCGAGTTTTGACCGTTTTCCATAATTAAATGCTCTGTATCTTATCATTCAGGTCACAAAAACCCAAAGTAagtatatttcatttatttgcaGTACCAATTTGAATAATTACACATAAAGTAAATATAGAACGTTGGCGAATCCGGAAAGCGAAAGTCGacgtatcaaccaatcgcgtgcactcgTGCCGGCTGATCAACCAATGGGGTGCACCCGCAATTCGCCAGCCAATCGCGTCAATGCTCGAGTTGTTTGCCGAACACTATGCTGGTAGAGATCTTTTATAGAGATAAGTGATTCCCTTCCCACTTTTATGTTTTGAAATATAACAATCTAGTTCTCCCGATATCCCTTGAGCTTGTTCTTGTTGAGCTCAAAGAACAGCTCCCAGAACGCCATGCGGTCGTGGTAGGGTCTCGCGGAGACGGACAGCTCGCTGTCGATGTTCAGATACGTGTACGTGTGCTCGGTGATCGGTGACCACTTCACAGGCAGTAGCTCGGACGTTTCTGGTGTTGGATTcctgaaaattgtaataatctTCGATTTCTAGAACAAAAATATGCCTACAGTTTGGCGGCAGGAAAAAAAATGTCTCTGAACCTGCTGTGGGGATTCATCGATCTATTTGGTGGTAAGACGTCACGAATACATGGGTGAAATGAAATATGCTTCATTGTACACCATTATAAAAAGAAACACAAAAGTAAAACGTTACACAACAAAAATAGTAGTACAATTTGGCGTCCTTATCGCTTTGAAGCGATCtcccagctgctcgattgcggtagaatgacaactacaatgtcacgatcgcaatcacctctgtttggttgacgcttgctcactgttggctacaatgcattgttgcaataagaatcgcacaaattaagccaatcagaacaattgagattgtaataataattttttgttttttttttaataaagaatattagccatgttaaatgactaatattcccctttcctctccaactaagcgtcaggcttgtgctaggagttggtacgacaatagtgcaacgggcggggtttgaaccgtcgacctttcggttttcagtccactccattatcggttgagctattgaggctctaattgattgatgcaggttttacgaaatcgacctaagGTGACCACCAGGGTGACGTTGTTTTGTAGTTTATCACACAACCTTTCGCTTCTTACGCAATGGAAACGTACAGTACCGATAGAGGTACACGTAAAAAAAAGTCACATCCCATCTTCTGTCGTCTAGGAATCTATTGAGGCATGACGTAGAGTCTTGACTCATTACAAGAGCTATAAGTTAGTCTACACATGAAATAAAGACAATGAATTCTATCAGTCTCTATGAAAAACTTACAAACAAGGATTTCACATGTAGTTGAAGTTAGACTATGATAAGTAGTAAAGTCTCTTACCCATATTTGACGAAATTCGTCCACAGCGTAGTCATCTGGTCGATCACCCGTTGGTCTGCTTCAGATGGAGCGTCCTCATAAGACAAATCAAACAAGTAACCAATTATATCATTATGCGCTGCCCCTGGTGTAGTaagattttgttgttttttagcGAAATTCCTATCACCACTGTATGAAAACATGTAGTAGTATACATTCTTAGCACCGCTTTCGAGGAACTTCTTCAAACTCAATTGTACAGGAAATGCAAAATCGTAATCAGATCCGAAGTCTACAAGATTCCCTCGCAATGCTTCGGTAAGCTCCTCGTCTCCAATATAAAAACGTCTCACAATATCTTCCATTGCTTGGAATTCCTcgtcataaataaatttctcTTGCAAGGAATTCTCAAAGACATTAAGGTTCCTGAATTGTTCATCTGGCAACGTTGCGTATTGTAGCAatctttctttattattaaacccGATTAACACGGCAATGTCCTTCACTTTAGTTATATTCAGATTTATTGGATGATCCGTTAAAATGTTATCGACATTGTCGAATTCGTGTTCTATACATGGTCTGCTTGTTAACCCAAGTTCTTCCACAGCAGCTATAACTAGTTTAACATCGGTACTCGCTAAGAATGCAACGGCCTGAGAGATATCATCTGTTTCGAAACCTAGTTTCTGAGCAATTCTGAACGCTTTACTTCTACCCGATTCTTCTAAGACCCCCGGGATGAATGTGGAGCCACTCTGTATGATCACTTGGTTGAAAAGCTTCTCTTGCTTGGATAGGAGATGGAACTCTATTGAAACACCGCCAGCACTTCCTCCCATTACAGTAATCTTGTTTACATCACCACCAAAAGCAGCAATGTTCTCCTTAACCCAGCGCAGCGCTAGCACCTGATCTTTTATACCCTGGTTTCCTGGTACCTCAGGTGTGTCGAGACAGAAGAATCCATACGGCCCCACTCTGTAGTTCAAGGTTACCAAGATGACGTCATGTCTTATCAGATATTTGGGCCCGTAGAGGAACCTGTGGAAATTAAACGTTAATGTTTAGATTTACGTAATCATAAGCGATTCGCTATCTCGTTTCTGATCCTAGTGGAATGTCCTTCTGTTTCATTTTCCTCACTACCAAGAGTATACTTTCAAATTATGAGTGATAGACTGACCCGTGGGAGGCTTCAGGATAAGTCCTCCCTACCGGCAAAGATGTGCTGCCATTCTAGCtatttagaaaagaaaaaaacgtttatttcttaaattgtgctACACATTACATCTTATAAATAAGAGTAGATTATCCCGGCGCGGCGCCTCctccacttgagcattaaagccaACAAAGCGTTAGCGTTTTGGCACAAAATTGTGCGTGATCATTCTCGGTACCATTATGCATAGATACCGAATAGGAGACGCGAGGAGGCTTAATATAACTGCCATATCGCTTCCAGGTAACCTCGCTTCCATGTTACTACTAGATGAGACCTAAAAACTCTTTATCCTACCTACTGGCAAACCCTAAAGAAAATCCCCCTCCATAGATCCAAACCAGCACAGGCAATCTGTTTCTCGAGCTGGCTGTAGCAGGCGCGTATATGTTCAAATGTAGGCAGTCCAAAGTACCGActattgttttattaaattctTCCATTTGGGGACAGATCGCGGAGTCATCGAAGGCGTCGAAAATTGTTTTGAATTTTGGTTGAGGGATGGATGtctgaaattttttttaattattagaaaGAAACGTCTTAGTAATTTTGGTTAAGAAGTTCGAGAGTTTAATGCAAATTTAAGGGTAGCTCGTTAGTTAACGTTCAAGGTAACCTTGATCCCAAAAACGTGGAAAGGCAGTGCTCAACGCTGCCTTTCCACATTTTTGGGCCCTGGCCCTAGTCCAAAAGAGTCATTAGGTTTCTCTTAAGAAATTGTTAGTAACACTCGAGAATTGGGGAATAGGCGGTGCACCGTGACCCATGCGCCTCGCAGAGCACGTAAAGCCATAAATTCTGCTCCTGATTTTCATATGGTTGGAAGGAAGATATGGAAGGTATGGAAGATATGTTTATAAACCTCTCACCCCAAAAGGATTGTTCTCTTCAACTTGCGCGTAAGGTATCCCCAAGAACATAGCATattgtccatcatcatcagctctTAACCCTCGAATAAGTCCCGCTGGCGAATCCACTAATGGGTCTAACCTGACCAAGCCCTGAGCTGACCCAAAAGCCAACAGCAGCAGCTCCAAAACCCACATCTTGTCACCACTACGTTTAAGACAACTCTGATTCAATGTCAGGAGATACGAGTATTATGATATCTCAAGAAATTTTTTATCAGATCTTTCTTATAGATTCTATATCTTATTGTTGCTTGTCATGAACGTATCTATAGTGACTACTATGAAATATGAATTTATGTAGTACTAGCTCTTTTCCGCGTCTTCCTTCgattgaatttaggttttaacatccattagaaattttcaaaacccttATTAGTGCACTCTTTAATATTTCAGTCAAGCTGTTTAGGCTTTgcgttgtcagtcagtcaatcacattactaatgttttaaatgtattgatgaatatttgaaaagagtgACCCAATAGTGAGAAAATGGCAATTTTTTCCACTCTTCTCTTCTCGCTTTTGACTGACTCTCTCTACCGCAAGAACGCTTTAAATTCTCAGCAAAAAGCTCCTGTACTCTATCGTTGAAGATAGCCTGATTTTAATTAGTCGAAAGATAACATATTgttatatttcatttatttattaattattgtcaGTGTAAGAGGAATTTAGGAAAAACTATCTAATTCTCTCGATCTTCAGCTTCAGAGAAAGGGATCTTCAGCTTGTTCTTGTTAGCTTCAAAGAACAGCTCCCAGAACGCCATGCGGTCGTGGTAGGGTCTCGCGGAGACGGACAGCTCACTGTCGATGTTCAGATACGTGTACGTGTGCTCGGTGATCGGTGACCACTTCACAGGCAGTAGATCGGACGTCTCCGGTGTCGGATCCCTGAGATAAAAAACAGTAATCAATTTTAGTAACAACAAATTATAACGACTAGCTGACTTGCTTTTCTTGGGTGACATGTTTTAACAATCTTTTCATAATGGGTGTCAATATGTAAAATCTTTATACTTTTACTATGTACATAATTTATTGACACTTGTCGAAGATAATTTGAGATGCTACTAAGAACTCTTCGGGAATGATTTGATATTCCGCTGAATTTATTGTGATCTCTTCAGTCTAGAGCTATGTGTAATACTCGAAACTGTACACTGCATAGTTTATTACACGCAgatgaatattattttttaacgtCCAAATTGAGATAGGAACTTTTTTGATATCACTACTACTTGTTTCACTACagcgaaaaatattattttgtgcgTTTAATAGAGCTCTTAAAGGCCAAATTGGATTAATTTTATGTTGGGGTCGTGTTTATTTAACTCTATCAGTCTAGAGATAAACTGACAAACTATGATTTTATCAAACCATTGAAGAAAGCCTCTTACCCATACTTGACGAAGTTCGTCCACAACATGGTCATCTGATCGATGACGCGTTGGTCTGCTTCAGACGCAGCATCCTTCTCATATGACAGATCGAACAGATAACTAATCTCATCTGCATGCGCTGCTCCCGGGATAGTGATATTTTGTCGTTTCTTAACGTAATTCCTATCACCACTGTACGAAAACATATAGTAATAAACATCCTTGGCACCGCTCTCTAGGTACTTCTTTAAGCTGGTTTGTATGGGAAAGGCAAAATCGTAATCTGATAGAAAATCTGTCAGGTTAGCTCGAACAGCTTCGCTCAATTCCTCGTCTCCTATATAGAAACGTCTCACAATATCTTCCATTTCTTTAAATTCCTCGTCATAAATAAACTTCTGTTGCAAGGAATCCTCAAAGACATTAAGGTTCTTGAATTCTTCAGCTGGCATAGCGGCGTATGTGGCTAATCTTTCTTTATTGGTAAATCCGATTAACACAGGAATGTCCTTCACTTTAGGTATATTCATATTCATTGGATGATCCGTTAAAATACTATCGACATTGTCAAATTCTTGTTCTATACATGGTCTGCCTTGTAACCCAAGTTCCTCGAAAGCAGCGATGACCAACTTAATTTCAGTCTTTGCTAAGAACGCTATGGCCTCAGAGAGGTCTTCTGTTTCGAAGCCTAGTTGCTGAGCAATTCTAAATGGTTTACTCCTACCCGATTCTTCTATGAGCCCTGGAGCAAATGTGGGACCACTCTGTATGATCGCTTGCTTAAAAAGTTTATCTTGTTTCGACAAGAGATGGTACTCTATTGAAGCACCTCCTGCACTTTCTCCCATCACCGTTATTTTGTTAACATCTCCACCGAAAGCGGCAATGTTGTCCCTAACCCAGCGCAGCGCTAACACTTGATCCTTCAAACCCTGGTTTCCTGGTACCTCAGGTGTGTCGAGACAGAAGAATCCATACGGCCCCACTCTGTAGTTCAAGGTTACCAGGATGACGTCATGTCTTATCAGATATTTGGGACCGTAGATGTACCTGTAAAATTGAACGTTACTGTTTAGATTTACTTAATCAAACGTATGAACACGCTTTTTGGTTTCTGATTCGCATTGTTATGATATGGATTTTTCCCTACTACCTAGAGTATATTATGCTGTTGAAATCAAGGGTGAATTTGCATTTTCTAAGCAAGAATGCTCTAGAgggaatttattatttctaatttgCCTCTGGCCTGTTGGGAGGTTTCGGACGCAACTAGTTACTACCTTACCGACAAATACGTGCCATTTAGTAATTTAGCGTTTCGGTCCATCATTGCGATGTAATTTAttaaggactagcttatgctcgtgacatcgtccgcgtggactacacaaaatttaaacccctatttcacgcccttaggggttgagttttcaaaaatcttttcttagcggatgcctacgtcataatacctatctgcatgccaaatttcagcccgatccgtcccatagtttgagctgtgcgttgatagatcagtcagtcagtaagtcaccttttccttttatatatttagatttgagctgagcgttgatatcAGTCATAACAGTTTAAAGGACTTTAttatctttaaataaaaaaatcttatcttACCTACTGGCAAACCCATACGTGAATCCCCCTCCGTAGATCCAAACCAACACAGGCAGTCTGTTTCTCGAGCTGGCTGTGTTCGGCACGTAGATGTTCAAATGTAGACAGTCCAACGTGCCGACTATTGTTTTATTAACGTTTTGCATTTGGGGACACATCGCGGAGTCATCGAAGGCGTCGAAAATAGTGGCGAATTTCGGTTGAGGGATGGATGgctgaaaaaatttaaattggtaGACTCTTAGTACTCTAAGTCTTAGTAATTTTGGGTATACTTAacgaattaaatttaaaagtatGGGAGTTTAAAGACGTATTTTAAGGGAATCTCAATTTCAAAAACGGGAAAAGGCT
Protein-coding regions in this window:
- the LOC138404370 gene encoding uncharacterized protein, which translates into the protein RGGDKMWVLGLLLLTFGSAQGLVRLDPLVDSPAGLIRGLRADDEQYAMFLGIPYAQVDENNPFGPSIPQPKFATIFDAFDDSAMCPQMQNVNKTIVGTLDCLHLNIYVPNTASSRNRLPVLVWIYGGGFTYGFASRYIYGPKYLIRHDVILVTLNYRVGPYGFFCLDTPEVPGNQGLKDQVLALRWVRDNIAAFGGDVNKITVMGESAGGASIEYHLLSKQDKLFKQAIIQSGPTFAPGLIEESGRSKPFRIAQQLGFETEDLSEAIAFLAKTEIKLVIAAFEELGLQGRPCIEQEFDNVDSILTDHPMNMNIPKVKDIPVLIGFTNKERLATYAAMPAEEFKNLNVFEDSLQQKFIYDEEFKEMEDIVRRFYIGDEELSEAVRANLTDFLSDYDFAFPIQTSLKKYLESGAKDVYYYMFSYSGDRNYVKKRQNITIPGAAHADEISYLFDLSYEKDAASEADQRVIDQMTMLWTNFVKYGDPTPETSDLLPVKWSPITEHTYTYLNIDSELSVSARPYHDRMAFWELFFEANKNKLKIPFSESCLKRSGDKMWVLELLLLAFGSAQGLVRLDPLVDSPAGLIRGLRADDDGQYAMFLGIPYAQVEENNPFGTSIPQPKFKTIFDAFDDSAICPQMEEFNKTIVGTLDCLHLNIYAPATASSRNRLPVLVWIYGGGFSLGFLYGPKYLIRHDVILVTLNYRVGPYGFFCLDTPEVPGNQGIKDQVLALRWVKENIAAFGGDVNKITVMGGSAGGVSIEFHLLSKQEKLFNQVIIQSGSTFIPGVLEESGRSKAFRIAQKLGFETDDISQAVAFLASTDVKLVIAAVEELGLTSRPCIEHEFDNVDNILTDHPINLNITKVKDIAVLIGFNNKERLLQYATLPDEQFRNLNVFENSLQEKFIYDEEFQAMEDIVRRFYIGDEELTEALRGNLVDFGSDYDFAFPVQLSLKKFLESGAKNVYYYMFSYSGDRNFAKKQQNLTTPGAAHNDIIGYLFDLSYEDAPSEADQRVIDQMTTLWTNFVKYGNPTPETSELLPVKWSPITEHTYTYLNIDSELSVSARPYHDRMAFWELFFELNKNKLKGYREN